One Triticum dicoccoides isolate Atlit2015 ecotype Zavitan chromosome 5B, WEW_v2.0, whole genome shotgun sequence genomic window carries:
- the LOC119308906 gene encoding putative ripening-related protein 7: MTGTAKVAVVFAIVLVFLQATCSVSGRPTVREGKFELRQNVPATMTVNGFQQGETGGGPASCDGQFHSDDEFIVSLSSEWYAGGARCGKLIRIADDANLHISARVVDECAGCDNEVGASMHIWKNFNLDPSVGQVDIKWSDVPDEA, translated from the coding sequence ATGACAGGCACCGCCAAGGTCGCAGTGGTTTTTGCCATTGTTCTTGTTTTTCTGCAGGCGACGTGCTCCGTTTCTGGGCGGCCCACTGTTAGGGAAGGCAAGTTTGAACTTCGACAGAACGTCCCGGCGACGATGACGGTGAACGGCTTCCAGCAAGGAGAGACGGGCGGCGGGCCAGCGTCGTGCGACGGTCAGTTCCACAGCGATGATGAGTTCATAGTGTCGCTGTCGTCAGAGTGGTATGCCGGCGGGGCCAGGTGCGGCAAGTTGATCCGCATCGCCGACGACGCCAACCTTCACATAAGCGCCAGGGTCGTCGACGAGTGCGCCGGCTGCGACAACGAGGTCGGCGCGTCGATGCATATCTGGAAGAACTTCAATCTTGACCCCAGTGTCGGGCAGGTGGACATCAAATGGTCCGACGTGCCGGACGAAGCCTAA